From bacterium, a single genomic window includes:
- a CDS encoding tetratricopeptide repeat protein, producing MTLGQKLRSARLEERLTQQQLAGNDLTKSYISEVERGRRTPRLMTLKVLAHRLHKPLSYFLDGASEDREAEAFLQLGLARILAGSAQDAIPSLEKALDLAVNQGAEVLQARIELGLALADQQLGSLQRAQRRLDRCLRVLIRSGDGAALAAVHCCLGFVKLGAGDPASALWAFQAGLQFSEHLGQDPLLRTRLHLGLGIAHRRLGDTQAAREALAQALEVAHPFRDHYHKASWHLEIADAAVGAGRFEQAFEHLRGAVAVHETLAHKRKLAEIHEHLGKLDGEQGNWEAAQGHYRWSAVLHGAAANLPGVAQALSDLAEVLLQRASPEAARAVCEGALALLDGEVNQDERAHILRVLGTMHRIAGRREEARTVLEESLTLFGRIDHKNDVRLVHQELALVALEGGDIEEARRHLEALQETWPNRG from the coding sequence GTGACCCTCGGGCAGAAGCTACGGAGCGCTCGGCTTGAGGAACGGTTGACGCAACAGCAGCTCGCGGGGAACGATCTGACGAAGTCCTATATCAGCGAGGTGGAAAGAGGACGGCGTACTCCTCGACTCATGACATTGAAGGTCCTCGCCCATCGGTTACACAAACCCCTCTCGTACTTCCTCGATGGGGCCTCGGAGGATCGCGAGGCCGAGGCCTTCCTCCAACTGGGCCTTGCGCGCATCCTCGCGGGCTCGGCTCAGGACGCCATCCCATCACTCGAAAAGGCACTCGATCTTGCGGTCAATCAAGGCGCGGAGGTCCTGCAGGCGCGAATCGAACTGGGGCTCGCGCTCGCGGACCAACAGTTGGGCAGCCTGCAGAGGGCCCAACGCCGGCTGGACCGCTGCCTTCGTGTCTTGATTCGCAGCGGAGACGGCGCTGCATTGGCTGCGGTGCATTGTTGCCTCGGCTTCGTCAAGCTGGGTGCCGGAGACCCGGCTTCGGCGTTGTGGGCGTTTCAGGCCGGGCTGCAGTTCTCAGAGCATCTTGGGCAAGATCCGCTCCTTCGCACGCGGTTGCATCTAGGACTCGGTATCGCTCACAGGAGATTGGGCGATACCCAGGCAGCGCGCGAAGCCCTCGCCCAAGCTTTGGAAGTCGCCCACCCCTTTCGCGATCACTATCACAAGGCATCCTGGCACCTTGAAATCGCCGACGCGGCGGTAGGGGCCGGACGGTTTGAACAGGCGTTCGAGCATCTCAGGGGAGCGGTGGCGGTTCACGAGACTCTGGCCCACAAGCGCAAACTGGCGGAGATTCACGAGCATCTTGGAAAGCTCGACGGAGAGCAGGGGAACTGGGAGGCGGCCCAGGGCCACTACCGGTGGAGCGCTGTGCTGCACGGGGCCGCGGCCAATCTCCCTGGGGTGGCGCAGGCATTGAGCGACTTGGCGGAGGTCCTCCTGCAGCGGGCATCGCCTGAGGCAGCCAGGGCCGTGTGCGAAGGCGCGTTGGCCCTGCTTGACGGCGAGGTTAATCAGGACGAGCGGGCACACATCCTCAGGGTCCTTGGGACGATGCACCGGATTGCCGGACGGCGAGAGGAGGCCAGGACTGTCCTGGAAGAGAGTCTCACTCTGTTCGGCAGAATCGATCATAAGAACGATGTTCGCCTCGTGCACCAGGAACTGGCGTTGGTGGCTCTTGAGGGAGGCGATATCGAAGAAGCCCGGCGGCACCTCGAGGCATTGCAGGAGACGTGGCCAAACCGCGGGTAG